One Tolypothrix bouteillei VB521301 DNA window includes the following coding sequences:
- a CDS encoding aspartate carbamoyltransferase catalytic subunit, translating into MSSTTWNRHHVLSLSDFTNAEYNTVLQTAASFMEVLSRRTKKVPTLQGQVVANLFFEPSTRTRSSFELAAKRLSADTLNFASATSSITKGETILDTAKTYLAMGTDIMVIRHKEAGVPQAIAAEMDRLGVRVNVLNAGDGQHEHPSQGLLDLFTICTLLDADSPQIELLKDKKIAIVGDIVHSRVARSNIWSFTASGAHVHLAGPPTLLPKLFANYGEDQPGKLFLHWELEPALQDADFVMTLRLQKERMTAHLLPSLREYHQMYGITHSRLELCKPEVKILHPGPVNRGVEISSEVMDDPKFSLIQNQVSSGVAIRMALLYLIGSGKS; encoded by the coding sequence ATGTCTAGTACCACTTGGAATCGCCATCACGTCCTTTCTCTTTCTGACTTCACAAATGCCGAATATAACACTGTCCTGCAAACAGCTGCCAGTTTTATGGAAGTCTTGTCTCGCCGGACAAAGAAAGTACCAACTTTACAGGGACAGGTGGTGGCAAATTTATTTTTTGAACCATCTACCCGGACTCGCAGTAGTTTTGAACTCGCTGCAAAGCGGTTGTCAGCCGATACGCTCAACTTTGCTTCAGCAACTTCTTCTATAACCAAAGGAGAAACAATTCTCGATACGGCAAAGACTTACCTGGCAATGGGTACTGATATTATGGTGATCCGCCATAAGGAAGCAGGTGTTCCCCAGGCGATCGCAGCTGAAATGGATCGTTTGGGAGTACGGGTCAACGTCCTCAATGCAGGTGACGGTCAACACGAACATCCTTCGCAAGGATTGCTTGACTTGTTTACTATTTGTACTCTCCTTGATGCTGACTCTCCCCAGATTGAACTCCTTAAGGATAAAAAGATTGCCATTGTTGGAGATATTGTACATTCACGGGTTGCCCGCTCAAATATTTGGAGCTTTACTGCTAGTGGCGCTCATGTCCATCTCGCAGGACCACCCACACTTTTACCGAAATTATTTGCGAATTATGGCGAAGATCAACCAGGTAAATTGTTTCTTCACTGGGAATTAGAGCCTGCTTTGCAAGATGCTGATTTTGTCATGACTCTGCGCTTGCAAAAGGAACGGATGACCGCTCATTTATTGCCCTCGTTGCGAGAGTACCATCAAATGTATGGTATTACGCATTCAAGATTGGAACTTTGCAAACCAGAAGTCAAAATTTTGCATCCCGGTCCCGTCAACCGTGGTGTTGAAATTAGTTCTGAAGTGATGGACGATCCTAAATTTAGTCTGATTCAAAATCAAGTCAGCAGTGGTGTTGCCATTCGTATGGCTCTTTTGTACTTAATAGGCAGTGGAAAAAGTTAG
- the hisD gene encoding histidinol dehydrogenase, with amino-acid sequence MTSQDLSALKRRAELNIEQALSIAKEVIDQIRQRGDAALIEYVRKFDYAGAELENLKVSEQEFAEARESIEPEIKSALHQAFVNIKEVHERQMPEEIQLAEIDSGIFAGEKVTPIASAGLYVPRGKGAFPSVMLMLTIPAKVAGVSKIIVCTPPDKNGKVEPASLVAAEMAGVKDVYRLGGIQAIAAMALGTGIVPKVDKITGPCNVYGSAAKRILYGTVDVGLPAGPSESIILADEHTDPQIAALDLLVEAEHGPESAALLVTHDESLALKAAKYVSEYLTKLPQWRQEFCEKGLSSYGGILLTRSLEESLEFVNEYAPEHLEVLVKEPFSVLGKIKNAGEILLGPYTPIPVSNYCLGVNAILPTGGFARSYSAVSVFDFLKRAGIGYLTPEGYAKLKQTTQTLATYEGFAAHAMAIQEREGLLD; translated from the coding sequence ATGACATCTCAAGATCTCTCTGCATTGAAGAGACGAGCTGAGTTAAACATCGAACAAGCCCTCTCCATTGCAAAAGAGGTTATCGACCAAATTAGACAGCGTGGCGATGCAGCCTTAATTGAATACGTGAGAAAATTTGACTATGCAGGGGCAGAACTGGAAAACCTGAAAGTCAGCGAACAAGAGTTTGCAGAAGCTCGCGAATCCATTGAACCTGAAATCAAGTCAGCCCTCCATCAGGCATTTGTCAATATAAAAGAAGTCCATGAAAGACAAATGCCTGAAGAAATTCAACTTGCAGAAATTGACAGCGGAATTTTCGCAGGTGAAAAAGTAACGCCGATCGCAAGTGCGGGGCTGTACGTTCCACGAGGAAAAGGCGCTTTTCCATCCGTGATGCTCATGTTAACAATACCAGCAAAAGTGGCTGGTGTGAGCAAAATCATTGTATGTACCCCACCAGACAAAAATGGCAAGGTAGAACCTGCATCTCTTGTCGCTGCAGAAATGGCAGGAGTGAAAGACGTATACAGGCTCGGTGGAATACAAGCGATCGCAGCCATGGCTTTGGGTACGGGAATAGTCCCCAAAGTTGACAAAATTACAGGTCCATGCAATGTCTATGGTTCTGCGGCTAAGAGAATTTTGTACGGAACGGTGGATGTGGGGCTACCAGCCGGACCAAGTGAGTCCATTATCTTAGCGGACGAACACACAGACCCTCAAATTGCAGCCCTCGATCTGTTAGTTGAAGCAGAACACGGTCCGGAATCGGCTGCATTGCTCGTTACCCATGATGAATCCCTGGCTCTTAAAGCTGCTAAGTATGTCAGTGAGTATTTAACTAAACTTCCCCAATGGAGACAAGAGTTTTGCGAGAAAGGTCTTTCTTCTTATGGTGGCATTTTACTCACGCGCAGCTTAGAAGAATCACTGGAATTTGTCAACGAGTATGCTCCAGAACATTTGGAGGTTTTAGTTAAAGAACCTTTCAGCGTACTGGGAAAGATAAAGAACGCAGGAGAAATCTTACTCGGTCCTTACACGCCAATACCTGTAAGTAACTATTGCTTGGGAGTCAATGCTATTCTTCCAACAGGAGGCTTTGCGCGATCGTATTCAGCTGTATCAGTCTTTGACTTCCTCAAGCGGGCGGGAATAGGCTATCTTACTCCAGAAGGCTATGCCAAACTGAAACAGACAACTCAAACACTCGCAACCTACGAAGGTTTTGCAGCCCATGCTATGGCAATTCAAGAAAGAGAAGGGTTATTAGATTAG
- the mnmE gene encoding tRNA uridine-5-carboxymethylaminomethyl(34) synthesis GTPase MnmE: MSENFATTGTIAAIATAIVPQQGSVGIVRVSGTEAMHIAQTLFHALGRQAWESHRILYGYIRHPQTRQVVDEALLLIMKAPRSYTRDDVVEFHCHGGIMAVQQVLQLCLENGARLAQPGEFTLRAFLNGRLDLTQAESIADLVGARSPQAAQAALAGLQGKLANPIRQLRASCLDILAEIEARIDFEEDLPPLDETKVISDMERVAAEITNILATADKGELLRTGLKVAIVGRPNVGKSSLLNAWSRSDRAIVTDLPGTTRDVVESQLVVGGIPVQVLDTAGIRETEDQVEKIGVERSRRAASGADLVLLTVDASTGWTAGDGEIYEQVQHRPLILVINKIDLASPEEVQYPKSISHVVKTAVAQNQGLDALEAAILEKVRVDKVQASDLDLAINQRQAAALVKAKMALEQVRETIAQQLPLDFWTIDLRGAIQALGEITGEEVTESVLDKIFSRFCIGK, from the coding sequence ATGTCAGAAAACTTTGCAACCACTGGAACCATTGCCGCGATCGCGACTGCTATTGTTCCGCAACAAGGCAGTGTTGGGATCGTGCGTGTCTCCGGAACGGAAGCAATGCACATTGCTCAAACTTTGTTTCACGCACTTGGGCGTCAAGCTTGGGAAAGCCACCGTATCCTTTACGGTTATATCCGCCATCCACAGACACGCCAAGTGGTGGATGAGGCTCTTTTGCTGATTATGAAAGCACCTCGTTCCTATACTCGTGATGATGTAGTAGAATTTCACTGTCATGGAGGAATCATGGCAGTACAGCAGGTTTTGCAGCTGTGTTTGGAAAATGGGGCTAGACTGGCTCAGCCGGGAGAGTTTACCCTGCGGGCATTTTTAAACGGGCGGCTGGATTTAACTCAGGCAGAAAGTATTGCTGATTTGGTCGGTGCGCGATCGCCTCAAGCAGCACAAGCCGCCTTAGCAGGATTGCAAGGAAAATTAGCCAATCCCATCCGTCAGTTACGGGCTAGTTGTTTGGATATTTTAGCGGAAATCGAAGCTCGAATTGATTTTGAAGAAGATTTACCACCGTTAGATGAAACTAAAGTCATCTCGGACATGGAAAGAGTTGCAGCAGAAATAACCAACATCTTGGCAACTGCTGACAAAGGCGAACTCCTTCGCACGGGGTTAAAAGTTGCGATCGTTGGGCGTCCCAATGTCGGTAAGTCAAGTTTGTTGAATGCTTGGAGTCGAAGCGATCGCGCTATTGTCACTGACTTACCCGGTACAACTCGCGATGTTGTGGAATCACAGTTAGTTGTCGGTGGAATCCCGGTGCAGGTTTTAGATACAGCCGGAATTCGCGAAACAGAAGACCAAGTCGAAAAAATTGGGGTTGAACGTTCCCGACGTGCTGCAAGTGGGGCGGATTTAGTGCTGTTGACGGTAGATGCTTCAACAGGTTGGACAGCAGGTGATGGAGAAATTTACGAACAAGTGCAACACCGTCCTTTGATCTTAGTGATTAACAAAATTGACCTAGCATCACCAGAAGAAGTGCAATATCCAAAAAGTATCAGTCATGTTGTTAAGACAGCCGTTGCTCAAAACCAGGGGCTTGATGCTCTAGAAGCAGCGATTTTGGAAAAAGTCAGAGTCGATAAAGTACAAGCTTCTGACTTAGATTTAGCGATTAACCAAAGACAAGCAGCCGCACTCGTGAAAGCAAAAATGGCGTTAGAACAAGTCAGGGAAACGATCGCTCAACAGCTACCTCTTGATTTCTGGACTATTGACCTGCGAGGTGCAATTCAAGCACTCGGAGAAATTACTGGAGAGGAGGTTACAGAATCGGTATTAGATAAAATTTTCAGTAGGTTTTGCATTGGGAAATAG
- a CDS encoding HAD family hydrolase: MYQQLTTLIFDLDGVITSEKKYWNTARLTVWDLISSDSYLGFKNYFDEGEIFLSNLTLVGEKVISSQFVYELKRRAVNSNWDLTFFVVSLHLLGILNAVKANYPEAWASILSNPLSVKEELVRLKNFLSKNNYTSTISDALIEKFWEETQILTGTDVVEYVSSFSEKILGAKLSYLQPKGDLWQLCYHNFQEWYETKGSGVLPDEDTILDLESIRLLLENLRDRYTLGIATGRPRNEVIQPLSQLGVLEYFDQKRIVTYDEVLDAEAILSRSSNSQKLGKPHPFVVLKALYPDENVEIFCSKEFQSLDRKYAAYIGDATSDVVAAKQAGCLSIGVLTGVFGDKMASMQQSMLKNVGCDVILNSVLELPMLLGNNL, encoded by the coding sequence ATGTATCAACAACTTACCACTCTCATCTTTGATTTGGATGGAGTTATTACTAGTGAAAAAAAGTATTGGAATACAGCCCGCTTAACTGTCTGGGATTTGATAAGTAGTGACAGCTACCTTGGTTTTAAAAATTACTTTGATGAAGGTGAGATTTTTTTAAGCAATTTGACCTTAGTAGGTGAAAAGGTTATATCCAGTCAGTTTGTTTATGAATTAAAAAGGCGGGCGGTTAACTCAAACTGGGACTTAACCTTTTTTGTCGTGTCTCTGCATTTGCTGGGAATTCTCAATGCAGTGAAAGCAAATTATCCTGAAGCTTGGGCTAGCATTCTCAGCAATCCTCTTTCTGTTAAAGAGGAGTTAGTAAGATTGAAAAATTTCTTATCAAAAAATAACTATACTTCAACAATTAGCGATGCTTTAATTGAGAAGTTTTGGGAGGAAACTCAAATTTTAACAGGAACAGATGTAGTTGAGTATGTCAGTTCGTTCTCAGAAAAAATTTTGGGAGCAAAGTTAAGTTACCTCCAACCTAAAGGAGATTTATGGCAGCTTTGCTATCATAACTTTCAAGAATGGTATGAAACCAAAGGTAGCGGAGTTCTTCCGGATGAGGATACGATCTTAGACCTAGAAAGTATTAGGTTACTATTGGAAAACTTACGCGATCGCTATACTTTAGGAATCGCAACAGGAAGACCGAGAAATGAAGTGATTCAGCCCTTGTCCCAACTGGGGGTGCTCGAATACTTTGACCAAAAACGTATTGTTACATATGACGAAGTTTTAGACGCAGAGGCAATTCTATCTCGTTCTAGTAACAGTCAGAAACTTGGAAAACCCCACCCATTTGTCGTACTTAAAGCACTTTATCCCGATGAAAATGTTGAAATTTTCTGTTCAAAAGAATTTCAATCTTTAGACCGCAAGTATGCAGCTTATATTGGTGATGCTACGAGTGATGTTGTTGCAGCCAAACAAGCTGGATGTCTATCTATTGGGGTATTGACTGGGGTATTTGGAGATAAGATGGCTTCCATGCAACAAAGTATGCTCAAAAATGTCGGATGTGATGTTATCTTAAACAGTGTACTTGAGTTACCAATGTTGCTGGGAAATAACCTTTAA
- the hisC gene encoding histidinol-phosphate transaminase: MDYLVNEHIKGIAPKEPRRAKGSDAIRLDKGELPYPPSPHVIAAITNAVTTINRYPEILGGQLREALAKYTGAKEQQIFIGNGSDDLIELIAKVFVKPGEEVIIPVPTFFVYFLSTQVVNGNPVLVHRTGDFGLDVEAIVQKVTPKTKVLFIANPNNPTANLIPREIIQEILERVECMVVVDECYYEICRETVADLVDRYPNLIILRSLSKSFGLAGLRVGYGIANETVVDYLYRASQMFNVNKLAIVGAIAALEDMEYVYSNIQQICQDREYLAGELENLGFFVCPSATNFLLVHTKPLNIPSIDLVQALQAKNIFVQDFGLKPGLDAYYFRTSIGSSDENQALMTLIKEAVNFLQK, from the coding sequence ATGGATTATTTAGTTAACGAACATATTAAGGGGATCGCTCCGAAAGAACCCAGACGGGCTAAAGGGAGTGATGCTATTCGTCTGGATAAAGGTGAGTTACCTTACCCACCCTCACCCCACGTTATTGCAGCGATTACAAATGCAGTGACGACAATCAATAGATATCCAGAGATACTTGGAGGTCAGCTCCGAGAAGCACTAGCCAAGTATACTGGTGCAAAGGAACAGCAGATTTTTATCGGTAATGGCTCGGACGATTTGATCGAACTGATTGCTAAAGTCTTTGTCAAACCGGGAGAAGAAGTCATCATCCCAGTTCCAACCTTTTTTGTGTATTTTCTCAGTACTCAAGTTGTCAATGGAAATCCAGTTTTAGTCCATAGAACTGGGGACTTTGGGCTTGATGTTGAGGCTATAGTGCAGAAAGTTACTCCCAAAACGAAGGTTTTGTTTATTGCTAACCCCAACAATCCCACAGCTAACCTGATTCCACGAGAGATTATCCAGGAAATTCTGGAGCGTGTAGAGTGCATGGTGGTTGTAGATGAGTGTTACTATGAAATTTGCCGGGAAACTGTAGCAGACCTTGTCGATCGCTATCCAAATCTCATCATTTTACGCAGCTTATCAAAAAGCTTTGGCTTGGCGGGTCTGAGGGTGGGTTACGGAATTGCCAATGAGACTGTGGTGGATTATCTCTACCGCGCATCCCAAATGTTTAACGTGAATAAGTTAGCCATAGTAGGTGCGATCGCAGCACTAGAAGACATGGAGTATGTCTATTCTAATATTCAGCAAATTTGCCAAGACAGGGAGTATTTAGCTGGGGAACTGGAAAATCTTGGGTTCTTTGTTTGTCCTTCTGCAACCAACTTTCTTTTAGTCCATACAAAACCACTCAACATTCCCTCCATAGATTTGGTTCAAGCACTCCAAGCCAAAAATATTTTTGTACAGGATTTTGGTTTAAAACCAGGATTAGATGCGTACTATTTCAGAACATCTATCGGTAGTTCCGATGAAAATCAGGCATTAATGACACTAATAAAGGAAGCTGTCAACTTTTTGCAGAAGTAG
- a CDS encoding helix-turn-helix domain-containing protein yields the protein MDHQQILIKAIRESGLTAREISEATGVNESSLSRFMNGKQDLRAGDYFAVLNFLPEEAKNPAKSRLAMDSPVSLKVLIAQATDTEKAEVLFALGHLFLKEHKNTEAVDLLPAAS from the coding sequence ATGGATCACCAGCAAATTTTGATTAAGGCGATTAGGGAAAGTGGGTTGACCGCCAGAGAGATTTCTGAGGCGACAGGAGTCAACGAGAGTAGCCTCAGTCGATTTATGAATGGTAAGCAAGATCTAAGAGCTGGCGATTACTTTGCTGTATTAAATTTTCTCCCAGAGGAAGCCAAAAACCCTGCGAAATCTCGTCTGGCGATGGATTCTCCCGTGAGTTTAAAAGTGCTGATCGCGCAAGCAACAGATACAGAAAAGGCAGAAGTTTTGTTTGCGCTCGGGCATTTATTTCTGAAAGAGCATAAAAACACAGAAGCAGTAGATTTACTTCCCGCAGCTTCTTGA
- the tnpA gene encoding IS200/IS605 family transposase — protein MSYKFKSNNNVVYLCKYHVIVCPKYRRKVLVNAVASRLKELLAQIAVEIKVEILEMEIMPDRVHLLIEVEPQFGVHKAVKRFKGATSRYLRLEFPELKSRLPSLWINSYFVLTVGGALLDVIKMYIQNQKET, from the coding sequence ATGTCTTACAAATTTAAATCAAACAATAATGTTGTATATTTATGCAAATATCACGTTATTGTTTGCCCAAAATATAGGCGAAAGGTACTAGTCAATGCTGTTGCATCTAGGCTTAAAGAATTGCTTGCTCAAATAGCAGTCGAGATTAAAGTCGAAATCTTGGAAATGGAAATAATGCCAGATCGCGTACATCTATTGATAGAGGTCGAGCCTCAATTTGGGGTACATAAAGCCGTAAAAAGATTTAAGGGGGCTACTTCTAGATATTTAAGATTAGAGTTTCCTGAGCTAAAAAGTCGGTTACCTTCTTTGTGGATTAATTCTTACTTTGTTTTAACAGTAGGAGGCGCACTGCTAGACGTAATTAAAATGTACATTCAAAACCAAAAAGAAACCTGA
- a CDS encoding alkaline phosphatase D family protein, translating into MTSNSPQKLNRRQFLITSAMTSGGIIATDFLSRARVFAQAPAIVKTDRPTIPYGVASGDISGNKAVIWSRTDKPAKLIVEYSLDESLRNAQRVIGPNALEVSDYTARVYLKNLPLDQKIYYRVIFQDLDDTSKESEPAIGSFRTSPIYKGQRDIFFAWAGDTAGQGWGINPDFGGMKIYETIRKLNPDFFIHSGDTIYADGPIQSEVKLDDGSIWKNITTEAKSKVAETLEEFRGNYIYNLLDENVRRFNAEVPIIAQWDDHETTNNWYPGEILDDSRYTVKDVSLLARRANQAFLEYFPIDINGQDPSRIYRSFNYGPSLEIFMLDERSYRGPNTPNRQTEQSAETAFLGNAQVRWLKNQLRKSTATWKIIASDMPIGLVVPDGSTDFENLANGDGAALGRELELADLLRFIYRNDIKNVVWLTADVHYAAAHYYDPNQAQFTDFKPFWEFVAGPINSGTFGPNRLDNTFGPQLKFLSIPTNLQANRPPSDGYQFFGTVKINSDTEVMTVALLNLEGKTLYSVDLPPEK; encoded by the coding sequence ATGACCTCCAATTCTCCACAAAAGCTCAATCGACGCCAGTTTTTGATAACTTCAGCTATGACAAGTGGTGGAATCATAGCTACAGATTTTCTATCAAGAGCGCGAGTTTTTGCCCAAGCACCAGCGATCGTCAAAACAGACCGTCCTACCATCCCATATGGTGTAGCCAGTGGCGACATCAGTGGTAATAAGGCTGTTATCTGGAGTCGTACAGACAAACCGGCAAAGCTGATAGTGGAATACAGTCTAGATGAATCTCTCCGAAATGCACAACGCGTGATTGGACCCAACGCTTTGGAAGTCAGCGATTATACAGCACGGGTTTATCTTAAGAACTTACCTTTAGATCAAAAGATTTACTACCGAGTTATTTTTCAAGATTTGGATGATACAAGCAAAGAAAGCGAACCCGCGATCGGTTCTTTCCGAACTTCTCCCATTTATAAAGGTCAACGAGATATCTTTTTTGCATGGGCGGGGGATACTGCCGGTCAGGGATGGGGTATTAATCCAGACTTTGGGGGTATGAAAATTTACGAAACTATCCGGAAACTCAACCCAGACTTTTTCATCCATTCCGGTGACACTATTTACGCCGACGGTCCAATCCAATCAGAAGTCAAATTGGATGATGGAAGCATCTGGAAAAATATTACGACAGAAGCAAAATCAAAAGTTGCAGAAACTCTAGAGGAGTTTCGAGGTAACTACATTTACAATTTATTAGATGAGAACGTCCGGCGTTTTAACGCTGAAGTTCCCATAATAGCTCAGTGGGATGACCACGAAACAACCAACAATTGGTATCCAGGTGAAATTCTTGATGATAGTCGCTACACGGTTAAAGATGTTTCTTTGTTAGCAAGACGAGCAAATCAAGCTTTCTTAGAATATTTCCCCATCGACATCAACGGTCAAGACCCTAGCAGAATTTATCGCTCGTTTAATTATGGTCCTTCGCTGGAAATTTTCATGCTTGACGAGCGCAGCTATAGGGGACCCAACACACCAAATCGCCAAACGGAACAAAGTGCGGAAACGGCATTTTTAGGCAACGCCCAGGTGCGCTGGTTAAAAAATCAATTGCGGAAATCGACAGCAACTTGGAAAATTATTGCCAGTGATATGCCAATTGGATTGGTGGTTCCCGATGGTTCTACTGACTTTGAAAATTTAGCAAACGGAGATGGTGCTGCTTTGGGGCGGGAACTTGAACTTGCAGATCTATTGCGTTTTATCTATCGCAATGACATTAAGAATGTAGTATGGTTAACAGCTGATGTACATTATGCAGCAGCCCATTACTACGACCCCAATCAAGCACAGTTTACCGACTTTAAACCTTTCTGGGAGTTTGTTGCAGGTCCTATTAACTCCGGTACTTTTGGACCGAATCGACTTGATAATACCTTTGGTCCGCAATTAAAATTCCTAAGCATTCCCACAAATTTACAAGCAAATCGACCCCCAAGTGATGGTTACCAATTTTTTGGAACTGTGAAAATTAACAGCGATACAGAAGTGATGACAGTGGCATTGCTGAACCTAGAGGGCAAAACTCTTTACAGCGTCGATTTACCGCCGGAAAAGTAA
- a CDS encoding CBS domain-containing protein, with protein MQFDDLQPSEPEIEAAIDYNPLTVTTDTRLIDVIALMNQRRIHSCSLSNANSHEYGFPTYETGSSCVLVVQETKLLGIFTERDIVRLTAASIPFEKVTIAEVMTKPVITLSQTTFKDIFAPLFLFRRYRIRHLPILGQKGELIGVVSHESIRSILRPIHLLKLMRVGDVMTTQVIRAPVTASVLSLAQVMAEYKISCVVITEQYPELDLGHFVHVPVGIVTERDIVQFQALQINFTEVRAQSVMSTPLFLLSPEDSLLTALREMHRRHTKRLVVSWDGGKELGLVTQSSLLRVLDPVQMYGVIATLQKTVI; from the coding sequence ATGCAATTTGATGACCTACAGCCCAGTGAGCCTGAAATAGAAGCAGCAATAGACTATAATCCACTTACGGTTACAACTGACACACGACTCATAGATGTTATTGCTTTAATGAATCAAAGGCGGATTCACAGTTGTTCGTTATCTAATGCCAATTCACACGAATATGGTTTTCCTACCTATGAGACTGGTTCGAGCTGTGTTTTGGTGGTGCAGGAAACAAAATTGTTAGGAATCTTTACAGAACGGGATATTGTGCGGCTGACAGCAGCAAGTATACCCTTTGAAAAAGTGACAATCGCTGAAGTCATGACAAAACCAGTGATTACACTCTCTCAAACGACTTTTAAAGATATTTTTGCCCCTCTATTTTTATTTCGGCGCTACCGCATTCGTCATCTACCGATTTTAGGACAGAAGGGAGAACTCATTGGAGTTGTCTCTCATGAAAGTATTCGTAGTATTTTGCGCCCCATCCATCTCCTCAAACTTATGCGCGTAGGAGATGTTATGACCACCCAAGTCATTCGTGCGCCGGTCACTGCTTCAGTGTTGAGCTTAGCTCAAGTCATGGCAGAGTATAAAATTAGCTGTGTTGTCATTACCGAACAATATCCAGAATTAGACTTGGGACATTTCGTTCACGTTCCTGTAGGAATCGTTACCGAGCGAGATATTGTCCAATTCCAAGCACTGCAAATTAATTTTACAGAAGTTCGGGCGCAGTCTGTTATGAGTACACCGCTTTTTCTATTAAGCCCGGAAGATTCTCTTTTAACTGCTTTGCGGGAAATGCATCGACGACACACAAAAAGATTAGTCGTGTCTTGGGATGGAGGTAAAGAACTCGGGCTTGTGACTCAAAGCAGTCTGCTACGGGTTCTCGATCCAGTTCAAATGTATGGAGTCATAGCAACTTTGCAAAAAACTGTTATTTAA
- a CDS encoding SDR family NAD(P)-dependent oxidoreductase encodes MSFLQEIKNLNVLIVGASQGIGLGFVKTLLQDDKIVKIYATYRQPDSASELLTLADRYRERLTCLSMDITDESQIAQVVQKISTEVKQLHLVINCVGILHESSLEPEKSLRQINSENLMRYFQVNSIGSVLLAKHLLPLLRHKEHSVFACISAKLGSIGDNQLGGWYGYRASKAALNMFLRTVAIEYKRTSPNTIVVSLHPGTTDTRLSKPFQANVPPEKLFSIERTVIQLLSVIEQLQENDSGKFFSWDGSQLPW; translated from the coding sequence ATGTCTTTTCTTCAAGAAATTAAGAATCTCAATGTATTGATTGTAGGAGCCAGTCAAGGTATAGGTTTGGGTTTTGTAAAAACACTGCTGCAAGATGATAAAATTGTTAAAATTTATGCAACCTATCGTCAACCAGATTCTGCTTCTGAATTGTTAACTTTGGCCGATCGATATCGCGAACGCTTAACTTGCTTATCAATGGATATTACGGATGAATCACAAATTGCTCAAGTGGTTCAAAAGATAAGCACGGAAGTAAAGCAACTTCACCTAGTTATAAATTGTGTGGGTATATTGCATGAATCGTCTCTAGAACCAGAAAAAAGTTTAAGACAGATTAATTCTGAAAACTTAATGCGCTATTTCCAAGTTAACAGTATTGGCTCGGTTTTACTTGCCAAACATCTGTTACCCTTGTTGCGTCACAAAGAGCATAGTGTTTTTGCTTGCATTTCTGCAAAATTAGGGAGTATTGGTGACAACCAACTTGGAGGATGGTATGGTTATCGAGCCTCAAAAGCAGCTCTTAATATGTTCCTGCGAACAGTGGCGATTGAATATAAAAGAACTAGCCCCAACACTATAGTTGTCTCCTTACATCCCGGTACAACTGATACTCGACTTTCTAAGCCGTTTCAAGCCAACGTACCACCTGAAAAATTATTTTCCATAGAGCGAACAGTCATTCAATTACTTAGTGTTATTGAGCAACTTCAAGAAAATGATAGCGGAAAGTTTTTTTCCTGGGATGGTAGCCAATTGCCTTGGTAG